In one Nitrososphaerota archaeon genomic region, the following are encoded:
- a CDS encoding acetoacetate--CoA ligase: MTAGKLLWEPDPAVARKTNLATFMKWLDKRGHSFSGYNDLWSWSVQDLEGFWGAVWKYFDVADADYPVLGEKRMPGARWFEGSELNFAKHVFGRKREDVALVSKTERRAEKTMTWQELEKKTSSLAASLREMGVGVGDRVAAFLPNAPEAVVAFLASASVGAIWSCCSPDFGAPAVVDRFSQIEPKVLIAADGYAYGGKWFDRTETVDSVTRSLPGLKRMIHVRGREKGVPLKDAVPWEDAVAGKEAPEYESLPFDHPLWILYSSGTTGMPKPIVHGHGGILLELLKQLSLHNDIRPNDRLFWFTTTGWMMWNYIMGGLLHGSSVVLYNGSPSYPDLDALWDLADHTQTTFMGASAAYFAACTKAGLSPGSSYALKRLRGIGSTGSPLSTDSFEWVYSGVREDMWLASISGGTDVCTPFVAGCPILPVHSGEIQCRCLGAKVEAFDDEGRSVLGQVGELVLTEPLPSMPLYLWGDTDGSRYRESYFSLFPGVWRHGDWIEITKRGTCIIYGRSDATIKRLGVRIGTSEIYRAVESIPEVAESMAIDLEGPGEGGEMILFISMVPGRKLDAEVETRVRSRIRADISPRYVPDRVVEVPSVPKTLNGKKLEVPIKKILMGEDPTKVLNRDSVSDPASLDFFVELGRQRAGGRKVASGSKRE; encoded by the coding sequence GGTTTCTGGGGGGCCGTGTGGAAGTACTTCGACGTGGCGGATGCGGACTACCCGGTCCTCGGCGAGAAGCGGATGCCCGGAGCACGATGGTTCGAGGGCTCGGAGCTCAACTTCGCGAAGCACGTCTTTGGGAGGAAGAGGGAGGACGTCGCCCTGGTCTCGAAAACGGAGAGAAGGGCCGAGAAGACAATGACCTGGCAGGAGCTCGAGAAGAAGACGAGCTCCCTAGCCGCTAGCCTAAGAGAGATGGGGGTCGGAGTCGGGGACAGGGTTGCTGCGTTCCTCCCCAATGCCCCCGAGGCCGTCGTCGCTTTCCTGGCGAGCGCCAGCGTCGGCGCCATATGGTCCTGCTGTTCCCCCGACTTCGGCGCGCCTGCCGTGGTTGACAGGTTCAGCCAAATCGAACCGAAGGTGCTGATCGCGGCCGACGGCTACGCCTACGGGGGGAAGTGGTTCGACAGGACCGAGACGGTCGACTCTGTCACGCGGTCCCTCCCGGGTTTGAAGCGGATGATCCATGTCAGGGGCAGGGAAAAAGGCGTTCCCCTGAAGGACGCCGTGCCCTGGGAGGATGCGGTCGCAGGAAAGGAGGCGCCGGAGTATGAGTCCCTCCCCTTCGACCATCCGCTCTGGATTCTCTATTCGTCGGGGACGACTGGGATGCCGAAGCCGATCGTCCACGGGCACGGGGGGATCCTGCTCGAGCTCCTGAAGCAGCTGTCGCTGCACAACGACATAAGGCCGAACGACCGGCTGTTCTGGTTCACCACGACGGGCTGGATGATGTGGAACTACATCATGGGGGGCCTTCTGCATGGGTCGTCGGTGGTCCTATACAACGGAAGCCCCTCCTACCCCGACCTCGACGCCCTCTGGGACCTGGCAGACCACACCCAGACGACATTCATGGGCGCGAGCGCAGCCTACTTTGCTGCATGCACGAAGGCGGGCCTCAGCCCGGGCTCTTCCTACGCCCTGAAGAGGCTCCGGGGGATCGGCTCCACAGGGTCTCCCCTATCCACGGACTCCTTCGAATGGGTGTACTCGGGGGTCAGGGAAGACATGTGGCTGGCGTCCATCAGCGGGGGGACTGACGTCTGCACCCCCTTCGTGGCGGGTTGTCCCATCCTTCCGGTGCACTCGGGGGAGATTCAATGCAGGTGCCTTGGGGCGAAGGTGGAGGCCTTCGATGACGAGGGGAGGTCCGTCCTTGGTCAGGTTGGGGAGCTCGTGCTGACGGAACCCCTCCCCAGCATGCCCCTCTACCTGTGGGGGGACACCGACGGGAGCAGGTACAGAGAGAGCTACTTCAGCCTCTTCCCAGGAGTCTGGAGGCACGGCGACTGGATTGAGATTACCAAGAGGGGCACCTGCATCATCTACGGCCGCTCGGACGCGACGATAAAGCGTTTGGGGGTGAGGATCGGGACGAGCGAGATCTACAGGGCCGTGGAATCAATCCCCGAGGTGGCAGAGTCGATGGCCATTGACCTGGAGGGGCCGGGGGAGGGAGGTGAGATGATCCTCTTCATCTCCATGGTCCCTGGGCGGAAGCTCGACGCCGAAGTGGAGACGAGGGTGCGCTCGAGGATTAGGGCCGACATTTCTCCCAGGTACGTCCCAGACAGGGTCGTCGAGGTCCCCTCGGTGCCGAAGACCCTCAATGGCAAGAAGCTGGAGGTGCCCATCAAGAAGATCCTGATGGGAGAGGACCCCACCAAGGTCCTGAACAGGGACTCGGTCTCCGACCCGGCTTCACTGGACTTCTTTGTGGAGCTCGGACGGCAGCGGGCCGGGGGAAGGAAGGTCGCCAGCGGCTCGAAGCGCGAGTGA
- a CDS encoding thiolase domain-containing protein (Catalyzes the synthesis of acetoacetyl coenzyme A from two molecules of acetyl coenzyme A. It can also act as a thiolase, catalyzing the reverse reaction and generating two-carbon units from the four-carbon product of fatty acid oxidation): MRKWKEINTSQVAVVGVPGQRKVYAVSGGVTKFAKAHSEMDFRLMVKRAYDYAMDDVPKLKRSDIDSSRISYFSDHFARQLKAASMVQDFLGLNPKDSRRIEWGGATGGQAIQAGWEAVASGRNEVCLVAGFETMSSVETWKGNEFIALASDTNFDYPVGGFYTGYYALMVQRHIYEFLRRKKFAGIKDERKAQRAATEEAQRVMAMVSVKNHVNAVSNPYAQYPGKLTMKAALAGEMISHPLNRPDVCTMSDGAAVMILASEDVAFKYTEHPVLIKGVGCGTDTMRLSDRPQGKVPLFPWETEEYYSDLKYPGVHSFRAGRTAALEAYKNAGIRNPLEEISFVELHDAYASSEIQTYEDIGLCRYGEGYDFVGQGHPFLKDVDYGFELPHKGTLPVNPSGGLIACGHPVGATGIMQGVFAFWQLQNSIGKHFGNDRLQVKGAKRGLIHSHAGTGSAVTVSILERV; this comes from the coding sequence GTGCGTAAGTGGAAGGAAATTAATACCTCTCAAGTCGCCGTCGTCGGCGTGCCGGGCCAGAGGAAGGTCTACGCAGTCTCCGGCGGGGTCACGAAGTTCGCCAAGGCCCACTCCGAGATGGACTTCCGGCTGATGGTCAAAAGGGCCTACGACTACGCCATGGACGACGTCCCGAAGCTGAAACGCTCGGACATCGACAGTAGCAGAATCTCCTACTTCTCTGACCACTTCGCAAGGCAGCTGAAGGCAGCTTCTATGGTCCAGGACTTCCTCGGTCTGAACCCCAAGGATTCCAGGAGGATCGAGTGGGGAGGGGCGACGGGAGGCCAGGCAATCCAGGCCGGCTGGGAGGCCGTAGCCAGCGGGAGGAACGAAGTGTGCCTCGTGGCAGGGTTCGAGACCATGTCCAGCGTGGAGACCTGGAAGGGGAACGAGTTCATTGCGCTTGCATCTGACACCAACTTCGACTATCCGGTGGGGGGTTTCTACACGGGGTACTACGCCCTAATGGTCCAGCGCCACATCTACGAATTCCTGAGGAGGAAGAAGTTCGCAGGGATCAAGGACGAAAGGAAGGCACAGCGGGCTGCGACCGAGGAGGCGCAGAGGGTGATGGCCATGGTCTCCGTCAAGAACCACGTGAATGCCGTAAGCAATCCCTATGCCCAATACCCCGGGAAGCTCACCATGAAGGCGGCCCTCGCCGGGGAGATGATATCCCACCCGTTGAACAGGCCCGACGTCTGCACGATGAGCGACGGCGCCGCGGTGATGATTCTGGCTTCGGAAGACGTTGCTTTCAAGTACACCGAGCATCCGGTGCTGATCAAGGGCGTCGGCTGCGGCACGGACACAATGCGGTTGTCCGATAGGCCCCAGGGGAAGGTCCCCCTCTTCCCGTGGGAGACCGAGGAATACTACTCGGACCTGAAGTATCCCGGAGTCCATTCCTTCCGGGCGGGGAGGACCGCGGCCCTGGAGGCATACAAGAACGCGGGAATACGAAACCCGCTGGAAGAAATAAGCTTCGTCGAGCTCCACGACGCCTATGCGAGCTCCGAGATACAGACCTACGAAGACATCGGGCTCTGCAGGTACGGGGAGGGTTACGACTTCGTCGGCCAAGGGCATCCGTTCCTGAAGGACGTCGACTACGGGTTCGAGCTCCCGCACAAGGGAACTCTCCCGGTGAACCCGTCGGGGGGGCTCATCGCCTGCGGGCACCCGGTGGGGGCCACGGGGATCATGCAGGGAGTGTTCGCTTTCTGGCAGCTCCAGAACTCGATAGGAAAGCACTTCGGAAACGACAGGCTGCAGGTGAAGGGGGCGAAGCGGGGCCTGATTCACTCGCACGCTGGCACAGGAAGCGCGGTTACGGTGAGCATCCTGGAGAGGGTCTGA
- a CDS encoding Zn-ribbon domain-containing OB-fold protein codes for MAGPKKFARFRDVIAEVKKSGAAIYKNPTGTSDLVVLSPYSINYIHSYAQDSEFFLGLAEGKLMGSECTNCHYRYATPRSHCMNCGHETKWFKLPLRGKVHSWTTCYFGGEEFLKETPFNLALVEFDGVDSLLLSRLVGAKEEDIFIGMKVKAEFRKAPRYLISDVHFVPVSRKTSQRK; via the coding sequence ATGGCAGGGCCGAAGAAGTTCGCGAGGTTCAGGGACGTGATAGCGGAGGTCAAGAAGTCAGGCGCGGCCATTTACAAGAACCCGACCGGGACGTCCGACCTGGTGGTGCTTTCGCCCTACAGCATCAACTACATCCACAGCTATGCCCAGGACTCGGAGTTCTTCCTCGGGCTCGCCGAGGGGAAGCTCATGGGAAGCGAATGTACGAACTGCCACTACAGGTACGCGACGCCTCGGAGCCACTGCATGAACTGCGGCCATGAGACGAAGTGGTTCAAGCTACCCCTCCGAGGGAAAGTCCACTCCTGGACCACATGCTACTTCGGAGGCGAGGAGTTCCTGAAGGAGACCCCCTTCAATCTGGCACTGGTCGAGTTTGACGGTGTCGACTCCCTCCTTCTTTCGAGGCTGGTCGGGGCAAAGGAGGAAGACATCTTCATCGGAATGAAGGTGAAGGCAGAGTTCCGGAAGGCGCCGCGCTACCTGATCTCCGACGTTCACTTTGTCCCAGTCAGCCGGAAGACGTCCCAGCGAAAGTAA
- a CDS encoding branched-chain amino acid transaminase: MQKLSKIWMDGKFVDWDDAKVHVLTHGLHYGYSVFEGIRCFSTPKGPAIFRLPEHLERFANSAKIYRMDLGYSQDELSEACMELVRQNKKNECYIRPIAFSSYGEMGLSPLKSKISVSIGSWEWGLYLGKESQDGGVRAHVSSWVRVDSRALPVQAKCSANYANSALAKMEAVEAGYDEAIMLNSHGVVAEGPGENIFRVKDEILSTPPASSGILRGITRDTVIQFAKDLGITFYRNDSTKEELYTSDEVFFSGTAVGIGKVREVDGRTIGNGIYPITDRLRNLYTRVIHGKVKRYSKWLTPVKA; encoded by the coding sequence ATGCAGAAGCTCAGCAAGATCTGGATGGACGGGAAGTTCGTCGACTGGGACGACGCGAAGGTCCATGTCCTCACCCACGGCCTCCACTACGGATACTCCGTCTTCGAGGGCATAAGGTGCTTCTCGACACCCAAGGGCCCCGCCATCTTCCGGCTCCCCGAACACCTGGAGCGATTCGCGAACAGTGCCAAGATCTACAGGATGGACCTGGGCTACTCCCAGGACGAGCTGAGCGAAGCCTGCATGGAACTTGTTCGACAGAACAAGAAGAACGAGTGCTACATCCGGCCCATCGCCTTCAGCAGCTACGGGGAGATGGGTCTAAGCCCTCTCAAGAGCAAGATATCTGTCTCAATAGGCTCCTGGGAATGGGGGCTCTACCTCGGAAAGGAAAGTCAGGATGGAGGTGTGAGGGCCCACGTGTCGAGCTGGGTCAGGGTCGATTCGAGGGCGTTGCCGGTCCAGGCAAAGTGCTCGGCAAACTACGCCAACTCCGCCCTGGCGAAGATGGAGGCGGTCGAGGCGGGCTACGACGAGGCGATAATGCTCAACAGCCACGGGGTCGTCGCCGAAGGGCCCGGAGAGAACATCTTCCGGGTCAAGGACGAGATACTTAGCACCCCGCCGGCAAGCTCAGGGATTCTGAGGGGAATCACCAGGGACACGGTCATCCAGTTCGCGAAAGACCTGGGGATAACATTCTATCGGAACGACTCGACCAAGGAGGAACTGTACACCTCAGACGAGGTCTTCTTCAGCGGGACGGCCGTGGGCATCGGCAAGGTCCGAGAGGTGGACGGGCGGACGATAGGGAACGGAATCTACCCGATAACAGACCGGCTTCGGAACCTCTACACCCGCGTGATACACGGCAAGGTGAAGAGGTATTCGAAGTGGCTGACCCCGGTCAAGGCCTGA
- a CDS encoding acetyl-CoA C-acetyltransferase, protein MEDPVIISACRTAIGKFGRSLVGVSAPKLGAAAVKEALRRAKVDPSGVDEVIMGNVISAGLGQNPARQTAILAGVPFGIGALSIDKVCGSGLKAVMLAAQSVKAGDCEIVVAGGMESMSNAPHLVKGERWGVKFGDARILDAMIHDGLWDAYHDYHMGVTGEHIAKKYGITRAEADEFAYASHTKAAKASRSGLFDKEIVKIDVEREDGEVKEFLKDECIREDTTMETLARLKPVFKAGGILTAGNSSQLSDGASALVVASEKAAERLGVRPLARIVAYGTGGLEPARVMEAPIPTTRALMKKAKVTMEDIDLFEHNEAYSTASIAVRRELGVPEEKFNINGGAVALGHPIGCSGARVLTTLIYSLKREKKSTGLATLCLGGGNAVSMIIEAEAP, encoded by the coding sequence ATGGAAGACCCGGTAATCATCTCTGCCTGCAGGACGGCCATCGGCAAATTCGGAAGGAGCCTGGTGGGCGTGAGCGCACCCAAGCTCGGTGCAGCGGCCGTCAAGGAAGCTCTGCGCAGGGCGAAGGTCGACCCTTCGGGCGTCGACGAAGTAATCATGGGGAACGTCATTTCTGCGGGACTGGGCCAGAACCCGGCAAGGCAGACTGCGATACTCGCGGGGGTGCCCTTCGGCATCGGTGCGCTCAGCATAGACAAGGTCTGCGGCTCGGGGCTGAAGGCGGTGATGCTTGCCGCCCAGTCGGTGAAGGCGGGGGACTGCGAGATAGTAGTGGCTGGGGGGATGGAGAGCATGAGCAACGCGCCTCACCTCGTCAAAGGAGAGCGCTGGGGGGTGAAGTTCGGGGACGCTAGGATCTTGGACGCCATGATACACGACGGGCTCTGGGACGCCTACCACGACTACCACATGGGAGTGACAGGGGAGCACATTGCGAAGAAGTACGGGATAACCAGGGCCGAGGCGGACGAGTTCGCCTATGCGAGCCACACGAAGGCGGCCAAGGCGTCGAGGTCGGGGCTCTTCGACAAGGAGATTGTGAAGATCGATGTGGAGAGGGAGGACGGCGAGGTGAAAGAATTCCTGAAGGACGAATGCATCAGGGAGGACACGACCATGGAGACCCTAGCCAGGCTGAAGCCGGTGTTCAAGGCCGGAGGGATCCTTACCGCAGGGAATTCATCTCAGCTCAGCGACGGAGCTTCTGCGCTGGTGGTGGCCTCGGAGAAGGCGGCGGAGAGGCTGGGGGTCAGACCGCTCGCAAGAATCGTTGCCTACGGAACAGGCGGCTTGGAGCCAGCCCGGGTGATGGAGGCTCCCATTCCCACGACCAGGGCCCTGATGAAGAAAGCGAAGGTGACCATGGAGGACATTGACCTGTTCGAGCACAACGAGGCCTACTCCACCGCGTCCATAGCCGTGAGGCGTGAGCTGGGGGTGCCTGAAGAGAAGTTCAACATTAACGGCGGGGCGGTTGCCCTCGGACATCCGATCGGATGCAGCGGAGCCCGGGTTCTGACCACTCTGATCTACTCCCTGAAGAGAGAGAAGAAGTCGACGGGCCTGGCCACCCTCTGCCTCGGCGGGGGGAACGCAGTCTCGATGATTATTGAGGCGGAGGCTCCCTGA
- a CDS encoding long-chain fatty acid--CoA ligase, translating into MEIQRPWLKSQPPEVYSEEPPPSKPVHSLLSDSAKRSPNRTSVHYQGRSFSYSQVDDLSSRFATALASLGVKSGDRVALFLPNIPQFVISYFGILKAGAIAVPCNPLYKELELEHQLLDSGAEVIVAANDIVKGNDLFRSLELSRPRLKLRHVIATSVTDYLPPLKRRLAFVAGVKNVRRDNTLDFVTLVKSSTPMAEPARVDPKADLAQLQYTGGTTGVSKGAMLTHYNLYSNAIYMARYLPMRETDVSLAVLPLYHIYGLSVCMNAPLSVGGETVLLPSFHVEEVMKIIQKRKVTLFSAVPTMYMAINNNPKSRNFDLRSVRACVSGGAALPGAVRKNFNELTGGNLVEGYGLSETSPVTHCNPVSGGVVKDGSIGVPFPETDAAIVDIDDAGKFLPQGSIGEVVIKGPQVMKGYWNQGAETTAAFRGGWFLTGDIGRMDEDGYFYIVDRKKDMINVGGFKVYPRDVEEVLFSHPAIREASVIGMPDSFSGEGVKAFVVLKDPAAKLTEAEVIAYCSEKLAKFKVPKKVEFVKELPKTLIGKVLRRKLREPPPQ; encoded by the coding sequence TTGGAGATACAGCGCCCCTGGTTGAAGTCACAGCCCCCAGAAGTCTACTCCGAGGAGCCGCCCCCGTCGAAGCCGGTCCACTCCCTCCTTTCCGATTCTGCGAAGCGGTCCCCCAACAGGACCTCTGTACATTATCAAGGGAGGAGCTTTTCCTATTCCCAGGTGGACGACCTCTCGTCGAGGTTCGCGACCGCATTGGCCTCCCTGGGGGTCAAGAGTGGAGACCGGGTCGCACTCTTCCTCCCCAACATCCCCCAGTTCGTGATATCCTACTTCGGAATCCTGAAGGCAGGAGCCATCGCAGTCCCCTGCAACCCGCTCTACAAGGAACTTGAACTTGAGCACCAGCTCCTCGACTCCGGCGCCGAGGTCATCGTCGCTGCCAACGACATCGTGAAGGGGAACGACCTGTTCAGGAGCCTGGAGCTGTCTCGGCCGCGCCTCAAACTCAGACATGTCATCGCGACCAGCGTGACCGACTACCTTCCACCCCTGAAGAGGAGGCTCGCCTTCGTAGCGGGGGTAAAGAACGTCCGGCGCGACAACACGCTTGATTTCGTCACCCTGGTGAAGTCCAGCACGCCCATGGCCGAGCCTGCCCGGGTAGACCCCAAGGCCGACCTTGCCCAGCTGCAGTACACCGGAGGGACGACCGGGGTCTCCAAGGGGGCGATGCTCACCCACTACAACCTCTACTCGAATGCGATCTACATGGCCAGATACCTTCCGATGCGAGAGACGGACGTGTCCCTGGCCGTCCTCCCGCTCTACCACATCTACGGCCTGAGCGTCTGCATGAACGCCCCACTTTCGGTCGGAGGGGAGACGGTCCTCCTGCCTAGCTTCCACGTCGAAGAAGTGATGAAGATCATCCAGAAGAGGAAGGTGACGCTCTTCAGCGCGGTCCCCACAATGTACATGGCGATAAACAACAACCCGAAGTCCAGGAACTTCGACCTGAGGTCCGTGAGAGCCTGCGTGTCAGGAGGCGCAGCGCTTCCGGGAGCAGTGAGGAAGAACTTCAACGAGCTTACCGGCGGGAACCTCGTCGAGGGGTACGGCCTCTCCGAAACGAGCCCGGTCACCCACTGCAACCCAGTCAGCGGGGGAGTCGTCAAGGACGGATCCATCGGAGTCCCCTTCCCGGAGACGGACGCGGCCATAGTGGACATAGACGACGCCGGCAAGTTCCTTCCCCAGGGCTCAATCGGGGAAGTCGTCATCAAGGGACCCCAGGTAATGAAGGGCTACTGGAACCAGGGCGCCGAGACCACCGCAGCTTTCCGAGGGGGTTGGTTCCTAACCGGGGACATCGGCCGCATGGACGAGGATGGCTACTTCTACATCGTAGACAGGAAGAAGGACATGATCAACGTCGGCGGCTTCAAGGTCTACCCCAGGGACGTGGAAGAGGTACTCTTCTCGCACCCCGCAATCCGGGAGGCGTCAGTCATCGGGATGCCCGACAGCTTCAGTGGCGAAGGGGTCAAGGCCTTCGTCGTCCTGAAGGACCCGGCTGCGAAGCTCACGGAGGCGGAGGTGATTGCCTACTGCTCAGAGAAGCTCGCGAAGTTCAAGGTCCCGAAGAAGGTGGAGTTCGTCAAAGAGCTCCCCAAGACCCTCATCGGCAAGGTCCTCCGCCGAAAGCTCAGGGAGCCTCCGCCTCAATAA
- a CDS encoding DUF373 family protein, translated as MSIAGNPDRYLILCVDRDDDLGVKAKVETPVVGREAVLAAATKLALADPEEADANAIFASVRKYDELVGKGSLCEVAIVCGDANGGFDADKRVGKEIRLVVRAADYSGVVLVSDGGEDEQVIPIIQSLKPIVSVQRVAVKHSQTVEETYQVLGRYLRMLVFDTRYSRWSLGVPGIILILAGILIIAHQVFEAELATLLIVGGAFLIRGFNVDRTVAGLVQRGPTGYIRLFAMVSGAIIVLAGLFTGYGSMLANDPKDASAVASDPSLLFTYGATLGGYLIQGSLLLIWAGIAIYSAGALLSHVARDSPRWRRDGYVLVELAVLYIPVRVFSSFLIGGTTGSAYSLIAFVLIGLAAIFTITITVYPRVRTKGAPEKE; from the coding sequence ATGAGTATCGCAGGCAATCCTGATAGATACTTGATCCTCTGCGTGGACCGAGACGACGACCTAGGGGTGAAGGCGAAGGTCGAAACCCCGGTTGTGGGCAGGGAGGCGGTCCTCGCGGCGGCGACAAAGCTGGCACTGGCCGACCCCGAAGAGGCCGACGCCAACGCCATCTTCGCGTCGGTCAGGAAGTACGACGAGCTAGTGGGCAAGGGTTCTCTGTGCGAAGTGGCGATAGTCTGCGGGGACGCGAACGGGGGATTCGATGCGGACAAGCGCGTCGGCAAGGAGATACGACTTGTGGTGAGGGCTGCCGACTACAGTGGCGTCGTGCTTGTGTCCGACGGGGGGGAGGACGAGCAGGTCATACCCATCATCCAGAGCCTGAAGCCCATCGTTTCGGTTCAGAGGGTCGCGGTAAAGCACAGCCAGACCGTGGAGGAGACCTACCAGGTCCTGGGGAGGTATCTCAGGATGCTCGTCTTCGACACGCGCTATTCGAGGTGGTCGCTGGGAGTCCCGGGAATCATCCTCATACTCGCTGGGATTCTGATAATCGCGCACCAGGTCTTTGAAGCCGAGCTGGCGACGCTCCTGATCGTGGGGGGCGCCTTCCTCATCCGGGGATTCAATGTCGACAGGACGGTCGCAGGCCTCGTCCAGAGGGGACCCACAGGGTACATCCGGTTGTTCGCAATGGTGAGCGGCGCGATCATCGTGCTGGCGGGACTGTTCACTGGATACGGGAGCATGCTCGCCAACGATCCGAAGGACGCGAGCGCAGTAGCCAGCGACCCCTCCCTCCTTTTCACCTACGGGGCAACCCTGGGGGGGTACCTGATCCAGGGGAGCCTATTGCTGATCTGGGCCGGCATCGCGATCTACTCCGCGGGGGCCCTCCTGTCTCACGTTGCCAGAGACAGCCCGAGGTGGAGGCGGGACGGGTATGTGCTCGTCGAGCTCGCGGTCCTCTACATCCCCGTGAGGGTGTTCTCGTCCTTCCTCATAGGAGGGACGACGGGGTCGGCATATTCCCTGATCGCTTTTGTCCTCATCGGCCTGGCCGCGATATTCACCATAACGATCACAGTCTACCCTCGGGTCAGGACCAAGGGCGCGCCAGAAAAGGAGTAG